DNA from Chitinophaga pendula:
AAGAATGACTATCCCAGTCCTCCTTGATCTCATCGTAATAAGGCGCCCGCTCAAAACGAGCCAACAACTCAAATTTAATACTGCTCAGTTCCGGCACATTTTGCATCACCCCACTTACAATGTAAGTACGGTCTTTGCCGCCCGAATATTTGACCGTCAGCGGCTTCCCTACTACCTGTCCACCTTTGAACACCGCAGCTGCAACCTTCTCCGAGATGATGATCTGGTCCTGTTGCGCCAATGCCTTGCGCTTATCCCCTTGCACCAACGGGAAAGAGAACATGTCCAGGAAATCAGCATCCGCATATCCGATACTGTAATTATATGATTGATCACCGGATGTCACCGGCTTTGTATCCGCAGTAAATCGGGTGATCTTCTCAATGCCGGGACACTCCCTCTTCCACGCACCCATCATCGGAGCAGGCGTACTCGTAGATTCCTCTATCCCCTCCGGACGATACTCCTCCCGGTAAAACTGATAGATACGGTCCCTGTTCTCATGAAATTTATTGAAGGACCACTCCCGGTAAGACACCAGCACCAGTATGATCGTTGCACTAAAAGCAGCAGACATCCCTATCACATTCACAAAAGCGTATACCTTCTGCTTTAGCAGATTACGCCAGGCTATTTTAAGATAATTGAAAAACATGTGGTTATAGTTTCCTTTCAGGTAATAAATAATAAACATTCCTGTTCGCAGACACCCGTTCGCACAAAACATCCCCGGGTGATAAATAGCGGGACATGTGGATACATGTTTCCCGATTAGTCACTTGTTATTCTACTTGTAAACACTTATTTATATGATCAGATTGGTTTCGTCGCAATTCACAGAGAAACGGTGTCTGATAGACAGCACAGCATGTGCACCAAAAAATATATCGGAGACGATCGCTTCAGACACTAAAAACAACAACCGCTTACATAGTAGCCCGGCTATGCGGGCTACTATAATGACTGCTTATCCCTCATCCTGATGATCCGGGACAATGCCTGACATGCCACAGTATAGCTGATAAAATGGTAACGGATTCACACTAAATACTAGATATGGAACTGCTCCTTAATGTTCTCTGTCACCACACGTCCATCAAACAGATTGACAATACGGTGCGCAAATCCGGCATCATAAGGAGAGTGCGTCACCATGATCAAAGTAGTACCGGCATCATTCAATTCTTGCAACAACTTCATCACCTCTTCCCCATTAGTCGAATCCAGGTTACCGGTAGGCTCATCCGCCAATATCAACTTAGGCTTAGCGACTACCGCACGCGCAATCGCAACACGCTGCTGCTGACCACCGGACAACTGCTGGGGGAAGTGATTACGACGATGCATAATGTTCATACGCTCCAGTACCTCCTCTACCCGTTGCTTACGATCTGCAGCAGGTACTTTCAGATATAGTAAAGGCAATTCTACATTCTCAAATACAGTTAACTCATCGATCAGGTTAAAACTCTGGAATACGAAGCCAATAGCACCTTTACGCAACTGCGCACGCTGACGCTCACTCATCTTCGCTACCTCGTTACCCCAGAAATGATACTCCCCGCCGGTAGGGTTATCCAGCAATCCCAATATATTCAGCAACGTGGACTTACCACAACCCGAAGGTCCCATGATCGCTACAAATTCACCATCCTGTACATCCATATTAATACCATTCAACGCAGTGGTTTCTACTTCTTCTGTTGTAAAGAGCTTTTGCAGATTAAGGGTACGAATCATATGCTTTTGGTTTGTAAAAGCAACGGCAAGCGCTGCTTGATTTGTAAAAATTTTATTTATCGCTATTGGCAGCACGCGGAGAGAGCTGATAAGCAGGAAAACAACTGTGAATGCAAAACCCGCTTTCACCCCTCTCCTTTTGCTTGCTGTCTGTAATGAGTGGCTATTCAAATATAACCTATACGGTACTAAAACACCAGCACTTCCTTGTCGCCGAAGTTCTCATAAGAAGAGGTGATCACCTGCTCCCCAGGCTGCAAACCTTCCAATACTTCGAAATACAAGGGGTTCTTCTGGCCAAGGGATATCTTACGCTTTACAGCCCTGTTCCCCCCCTTGTCTACTACATACACCCAGTTACCACCAGTGTCAGAGAAAAATCCGCCTAAGGGCAGCAACACCGCAGAAGAAGACTTACCTAACTCAAGACGTATAGGACTAGACTGTCCACGACGGATACCCTCCGGCACCTTTCCGTCAAACGTCATGTCCACGTTAAAACGACCGTTCTTTACCTCCGGATATACCTTCATAATCGTTAACGGATAACTCTTGCCGTTAAACTCAAAAGTGGCCTTCAGACCGGAAAATACCCGGGAAATATAATGCTCGTCAATCTCCGCACGCAACTTAAAACCGTCCATGTCATCAATCTGACCAATGTTCTGTCCCGCAGTAATATTCGTACCTACCTCCACATCTATGGAAGACAACTGGCCATCTACCGGGGCACGTACCACCAGGTTGTTCAGGTTATCCTTCATCAGCTGCAGGTTACGCTGCATACGGCCAATAGTGCTCTCCAGCTGGGCGATCTGCAACTTCGCATTCTCCTCCTGGAAATCCTGCGATTTGACCTCTATCTCCCGCTGCTTTACCAAACCCTCATACTCTATCTTGTTCTTGTTAAACTCCTGCCTGGACACGATCTTCTCATCTACCAACTGCTTGTTACGGTCAAACAGATCCTTCGCCTGGTCGATCTTGAAGTTAAGGTCAGACAACTTCTGCTGCAATGCGAAACGATCTTGCTTCAAACGCAAACGCGTATTCTGCAACTCGTTGATCAACCGGTAGATCTCCGTCTCATGATTCACAAAGTCCATCATCAGACGCTGGTTCTCCAACCGGAGTATACTATCACCCCGCTTTACCATACTACCTCCCTCCATATACTTACGGCTTACATACCCCCCCTCAATAGCATCCAGCCGGATGGTCTTCAGAGGATGCACCACCGCCGTCACCGCGATATATACATCAAAAGTGCCTTTCGTAACCGTCGAAATCGTAATTTTGTCCTTCTCTACGTTCAACCGCGAACGATGATCCGCAAAAATGAGATTATACAAAAGCAGCATCGCCACTACAGATATCCCGCTGATAAGATAAATGCGCTTTTTCGACCAAAACTTCTTTTCTATTTTTCTGTCCATAAAATTTTCTAATTAGGGTTGCATTAGTTTGCTGCACAGGAAAGTCAAGCCGTATGCCAATACTCTAACAAACTCAATCCCAATACTTTAGAAATCAAGACGCCCGCTCCCGATGTACTATGCCGAACAGTCAACGTCCATTTCCGGACACTTGACCCCCGTTTCGTAAAAGCCGCACCATTCCTACCAATCTTTGTTTATCTTGCTGCTGGCCCATAGAGCCCTCCTGAAGGCATAACCGGCCATAATAGGAATACTGTTTGCTGGTGGCCTAACGACACCGTATCCGCAAATAGTAGGTCCGCTGGGATACGCCCAAATCAAAACAGCAAATAACTAATGAGTACAATGTTACCGGGAAAAATACTGATAGTAGATGATGATGTAGATGTATTACGCGCCGCCAGACTGCTATTAAAACGACATTTCGAACAGGTAGACTTCGAAAAGAATCCACAAAAAATACCATACCTCGTCACCAACTTCGACTACGATGTCATCCTCCTCGACATGAACTTCACCCGCGACCTCAGCAGCGGAAAAGAAGGCTTCGAATGGCTCGACCGTATCCTCGATATAAAACCGGACATGGCAGTAGTACTGTTCACCGCATACGGCGACGTCGAAATGGCCGTAAGGGCCATCAAAGCAGGGGCAGTCGATTTCGTACTCAAACCCTGGGAAAACGATAAACTCCTGGCAACCATTCAAACCGCTTATAATAAGAAGAATAACACCACCGTCACCAAAGAAGCACCACAAAGCCAGTCCCAGACAACACTCATCGGCAACAGCCCTGCCATGATGCAGGTCATGGATACCGTCGCCCGCGTCGCAGGCACAGATGCCAATGTACTCATCCTGGGAGAAAATGGTACCGGTAAAGACCTCCTCGCCAGACATATCCACCAGCTCTCCCTCCGCAATCAAAAAACATTCGTCAGCGTCGACCTCGGCGCCATCAGCGAATCCCTCTTCGAAAGCGAACTGTTCGGCCACGTCAAAGGCGCCTTCACCGATGCCCGCGAAGACAGAATCGGCCGCTTCGAAGAAGCCGCCGAAGGCACCATCTTCCTCGACGAAATAGGAAATATCAGCCTCCCATTCCAAGCCAAATTACTCACCGTACTGCAAAACAGATACGTCACCAAAGTAGGCTCCAATAAAAATATCCCAATTAACGTCCGCCTCATCTGCGCCACCAACCGCGATATCGTCCAGATGACCGCACAACACCAGTTCCGGCAGGATCTCCTCTATCGTATCAACACCATTGAGATCAACCTGCCACCACTACGCGAACGCATCGAAGATATCGTCCCCCTCGCCGAACACTTCCTCCAGGTATACCGCGAAAAATATAAACGCCCGGTCACCTCCCTACACGAATCACTGCTCGTACCACTACGACAATACGACTGGCCCGGAAATATCCGCGAACTCCAGCATGCCATAGAACGCGCCGTAATACTCGCCCAGGGAAGATCACTCCAACCCAAAGACGTATTCCTGAAAAGCGCCTCCGCCGGACAAGCACTCAACACCGGATATAACCTCGAAGAAATGGAACGGAATATGATCCATCAAGCCATGAAAAAATGTAATGGCAACATCACAGAAGCTGCCCGCGAATTAGGCCTCAGCAGAGCAGCCCTATATAGAAGACTGGAAAAATATAATATATAGCCATCGGAATAATTACGCCAATGAACCGCTTTAGCCTCTTTATACTCCTGCGCATCCTGCTGCTGTCAATAACAATGGCCGCCGGCATCTGGCTATGGCTCACCGCTGGCACTAACACCGGACTACTGGTACTACCCATCATCCTCTTACAGATATTCGGCCTGTACCACTACCTCACCCGCGTCAACCGCAAACTCACCCTCTTCATGGAATCCATCCGCTATGAAGACTTTTCCATCCGGTTCAGCGCAGATAACAAACTGGGCAAAAGCTTCCGACTCCTCAACCAGCAATTCAATGAAGTGCTGGAAGCCTTCCGGCAAACACGCGCCGAAAAAGAAGCCAACCTCAAATACATAGATACCATCGTACAACATATCAGCATCGGCGTCCTCTCCTTCGACGCAGAAGGTAAGATCGAACTGATCAACCCCGCCGCCTTCCGGCTACTCAACATATATCGCCTCCGTAACCTGGCAGAAATGGTTCCCACACACCCCGACCTGCCAGCACTACTCCTGCAACTCAAATCCGGCCATAAAACACTCTATCGCACCCAACAGGAACAACAACTCAGCATACACGCCGCCACCGTCAGACTACAAGGCAGATTGGTCAAACTGATATCCATCCAGAACATCCACTCCGAACTACAGGATAAAGAACTGGAAGCCTGGCAGAACCTGACCAAAATACTCCGCCACGAAATCATGAACTCCGTAACACCCATCGTTTCCCTCATCGGCACCATGCGCGAAATCGTAGAACAGGATATCATGCCCACTACCAACCAGACAGAAGCCATCACCGACCTGCAGGAAGCACTACAAACCATAGAAAGCCGCAGCAAAGGCATCATGAACTTCGTCAACGCCTACCGCGATTATACCACCCTCCCCAAACCACAGTTCACCAACGTCAACGTAAAAACACTACTCACCTCCATCAGTAACCTCCTGTACCCCGATCTCAAACAAGCAGGCATCACCTATCAACTCATCGTCGAAACCGAAAACATGGAAATCCGCGCCGATAACGCTCAACTCCAAATGGTACTGATCAACCTCCTCAAAAATGCCATGGATGCACTCGAACATATACCCAACCCCACCATCCAAACCAAAACCTATATCAGCAGCAACAACCAACTCGCCTGTATTGAGATCGCCGACAACGGCCCAGGCATAGACAGCGATGCCATGAACAAAATCTTCATCCCATTCTATACCACCAAGAAAAAAGGAAGCGGCATCGGCCTCAGCCTCTCCCAACAAATCATTCAAATGCATGGCGGCCAATTAAAAGTAAGCCACACCAGCGGCGGAGGCACCACCTTCCTCGTCACCGTCCCCGTCGGATGATCCCCACCCCCACCTCCCTTAAGGTACCTGCACCTCCTTCATCCCGATCACAGAAGGATAAATACGATTGGCCAGACACGGAAAAGGAAACGGACGACTGTCCACCACCCTGAACCGGAACTCCTTCCCCTCCTCCTGGAAACTAACAGGCAGATCCAACGTCATCGCCGTATCATACCCCTTCTCACTACCCCCCGGCACCCGGTATACCACCTCCCAGGGATGCCCGCCACAACCACGCACAGGCCCCAATACCCGCCCCGAATAATCCAGCTTACTATCCGGAAACAACGCATGCAATACAGCAGGACTTTTACTACAGCCAACCACAATCAACACTAACATAACAGGGAGTACAGCTCTATTCATAGCCGAGGGTTTTATCCGCCAATAGTAGCCTATAAATAGGTCTTTTTTGTGAAGAGGTTGTTAATGTGTAAGACCCCGACCATAGCCCATCCGCAAATGTTGTAATGACAAAAAACCTTATATTGTACACAACAATAACCCTGTATACCCATGCATAAGAACTGGCATCTCCTGTATTTTACCATACTCGCCCTCCACCTGGGCGCTATCACCTTACAATACCCCACACTACAACTGGCCACCAAACCATTACTGGTCCTCACCCTCATCATCTACTCCCTTAAAGCGCTCACCAATACCCCACCCGTATTCAAAACATTGCTCATTGCAGCCCTCTGCTGCTCCTGGGCCGGCGACATCCTGCTCATGTTCGATGCCCGGCAGGAAGTATTCTTCATGGCAGGACTGGGCAGCTTCCTCCTGTCCCACCTTTGCTATATCAGCCTCTTCCTCAAAATTAGATACACCAATCCCCCCCTCGTACTATGCCGATGGCCGTTCATCTTCCTCACCGAAGCCTGCGTACTGGCATTCATCTTTTTCCTCCTCCCCCACCTGGGACCCTTACTAGTCCCCGTTATCATCTACGCCATCACCATATCGTTCACCCTCCTCTGCGCCATGCATGCCTTCCACTTCAACACCCAGCCACGTACCTGGCGCATACTGATAGGGGCCATCGTCTTTATCATCTCCGATGCCCTACTCGCCACCAACAAGTTCTATCAGCCACTGCCAGCCGCACAATGGTGGGTAATGCTCACCTATGGCCTGGCACAATGGGGCATCGTTAGCGGTAGTGTCGCCTATCTCGACACCCGCCGCCACAACGCCCTCGCTACACGATAACCCGCCCATCCCCCGCCATTCCTAACATCGTCCGCGAAATAATTCATCCGCGTTCGTATCTTTAGCAAATGCAACAAGTGGACTTTTTAGTGATAGGCTCCGGAATAGCAGGACTTACCTATGCGTTGAAAATAGCAGATACCTTCCCTGATAAAAAGATCACCATCATCACCAAAACCAGGGAAGATGAAACCAATACCAAATACGCACAAGGCGGAGTAGCCGTAGTAAATGACCTGGAAAACGACAGCTTCGAAAAACATATAGAAGATACCCTCATCGCCGGCGATGGACTCTGCAACCCTCAAACCGTCGAAATAGTGATCACCGAAGGCCCCCAACGGGTCAACGAGATCATCGCCTGGGGCGCTAACTTCGATAAAAACCCCGATGGAGACTTCTCCCTCGGCCGCGAAGGCGGACACTCCGAATTCCGCGTCATCCATCACAAAGATGTCACCGGCAAAGAAATAGAACGAGCCCTCCTCGAAGCCCTCCACCGCAAACCAAATATCGAACTCATTACCCACTGCTTCGTAGTCGATCTCATCACACAACACCACCTGGGATTCCTCGTCACTAAAGCCACCCCGGATATCGAATGCTACGGCGTATACGTACTCAATCTCAAAACCAATAAGATCGAAACCATCCTGGGTCGCATCACCTTGCTCGCCACCGGTGGCAACGGCCAGGTATACCGCAGCACCACCAATCCCGCTATCGCTACCGGCGATGGAATAGCCATGGTATACCGCGCCAAAGGCAGGATCGAGAACATGGAATTTATCCAGTTCCATCCCACCGCCCTCTATCAGCCCGGCGTCAGCAACTCCTTCCTCATCACCGAAGCAGTAAGAGGCGATGGCGCCATTCTCAGGAACATACAGGGCGAAGATTTCATGCACAAATATGACGCAAGACTCTCCCTCGCACCTCGCGATATCGTCGCCCGCGCTATAGACAGCGAAATGAAACTCGCCGGTACCGAACATGTATTCCTCGATTGCCGGCACATGGATAAAGAAAAGTTCATCCACCACTTCCCCAATATCTATGAAAAATGCCTCTCCATAGGCATCGACGTCAGCCAGCAAATGATACCCGTAGCCCCCGCCGCCCACTACAGCTGCGGTGGCATCAAAACAGACGAATGGGGCCGCACCTCCATCCGTAATCTATACGCCTGCGGCGAATGCGCCAGCACAGGCCTCCATGGCGCTAACCGCCTCGCCAGCAACTCCCTCCTGGAAGCAATGGTATTCGCGCACAGATGTTACCTCGATGCCGTTAAAAACATCGATAACACCGCCTTCCGGACAATGGTTCCAGACTGGGATGCCACCGGCACCACCGCCCCCAGGGAAATGATCCTCATCACGCAAAGCCTGAAAGAACTCAAACAGATCATGAGCGACTACGTAGGCATCGTCCGCACCGACGAACGCCTCCAACGCGCCATGCGCCGCCTCGATATACTACACGAAGAAACAGAATCACTCTACGAAAAAACAGCCGTATCACCACAACTCTGCGAACTCAGAAACCTCATCACCGCAGGTTACCTGATCGTAAAAGGAGCCACCTTCCGCAAAGAAAGCAGAGGCCTCCACTTCAATACCGACTATCCA
Protein-coding regions in this window:
- a CDS encoding ABC transporter ATP-binding protein, whose protein sequence is MIRTLNLQKLFTTEEVETTALNGINMDVQDGEFVAIMGPSGCGKSTLLNILGLLDNPTGGEYHFWGNEVAKMSERQRAQLRKGAIGFVFQSFNLIDELTVFENVELPLLYLKVPAADRKQRVEEVLERMNIMHRRNHFPQQLSGGQQQRVAIARAVVAKPKLILADEPTGNLDSTNGEEVMKLLQELNDAGTTLIMVTHSPYDAGFAHRIVNLFDGRVVTENIKEQFHI
- a CDS encoding efflux RND transporter periplasmic adaptor subunit, with amino-acid sequence MDRKIEKKFWSKKRIYLISGISVVAMLLLYNLIFADHRSRLNVEKDKITISTVTKGTFDVYIAVTAVVHPLKTIRLDAIEGGYVSRKYMEGGSMVKRGDSILRLENQRLMMDFVNHETEIYRLINELQNTRLRLKQDRFALQQKLSDLNFKIDQAKDLFDRNKQLVDEKIVSRQEFNKNKIEYEGLVKQREIEVKSQDFQEENAKLQIAQLESTIGRMQRNLQLMKDNLNNLVVRAPVDGQLSSIDVEVGTNITAGQNIGQIDDMDGFKLRAEIDEHYISRVFSGLKATFEFNGKSYPLTIMKVYPEVKNGRFNVDMTFDGKVPEGIRRGQSSPIRLELGKSSSAVLLPLGGFFSDTGGNWVYVVDKGGNRAVKRKISLGQKNPLYFEVLEGLQPGEQVITSSYENFGDKEVLVF
- a CDS encoding sigma-54-dependent transcriptional regulator; translation: MSTMLPGKILIVDDDVDVLRAARLLLKRHFEQVDFEKNPQKIPYLVTNFDYDVILLDMNFTRDLSSGKEGFEWLDRILDIKPDMAVVLFTAYGDVEMAVRAIKAGAVDFVLKPWENDKLLATIQTAYNKKNNTTVTKEAPQSQSQTTLIGNSPAMMQVMDTVARVAGTDANVLILGENGTGKDLLARHIHQLSLRNQKTFVSVDLGAISESLFESELFGHVKGAFTDAREDRIGRFEEAAEGTIFLDEIGNISLPFQAKLLTVLQNRYVTKVGSNKNIPINVRLICATNRDIVQMTAQHQFRQDLLYRINTIEINLPPLRERIEDIVPLAEHFLQVYREKYKRPVTSLHESLLVPLRQYDWPGNIRELQHAIERAVILAQGRSLQPKDVFLKSASAGQALNTGYNLEEMERNMIHQAMKKCNGNITEAARELGLSRAALYRRLEKYNI
- a CDS encoding sensor histidine kinase; translated protein: MNRFSLFILLRILLLSITMAAGIWLWLTAGTNTGLLVLPIILLQIFGLYHYLTRVNRKLTLFMESIRYEDFSIRFSADNKLGKSFRLLNQQFNEVLEAFRQTRAEKEANLKYIDTIVQHISIGVLSFDAEGKIELINPAAFRLLNIYRLRNLAEMVPTHPDLPALLLQLKSGHKTLYRTQQEQQLSIHAATVRLQGRLVKLISIQNIHSELQDKELEAWQNLTKILRHEIMNSVTPIVSLIGTMREIVEQDIMPTTNQTEAITDLQEALQTIESRSKGIMNFVNAYRDYTTLPKPQFTNVNVKTLLTSISNLLYPDLKQAGITYQLIVETENMEIRADNAQLQMVLINLLKNAMDALEHIPNPTIQTKTYISSNNQLACIEIADNGPGIDSDAMNKIFIPFYTTKKKGSGIGLSLSQQIIQMHGGQLKVSHTSGGGTTFLVTVPVG
- a CDS encoding lysoplasmalogenase; translated protein: MHKNWHLLYFTILALHLGAITLQYPTLQLATKPLLVLTLIIYSLKALTNTPPVFKTLLIAALCCSWAGDILLMFDARQEVFFMAGLGSFLLSHLCYISLFLKIRYTNPPLVLCRWPFIFLTEACVLAFIFFLLPHLGPLLVPVIIYAITISFTLLCAMHAFHFNTQPRTWRILIGAIVFIISDALLATNKFYQPLPAAQWWVMLTYGLAQWGIVSGSVAYLDTRRHNALATR
- the nadB gene encoding L-aspartate oxidase is translated as MQQVDFLVIGSGIAGLTYALKIADTFPDKKITIITKTREDETNTKYAQGGVAVVNDLENDSFEKHIEDTLIAGDGLCNPQTVEIVITEGPQRVNEIIAWGANFDKNPDGDFSLGREGGHSEFRVIHHKDVTGKEIERALLEALHRKPNIELITHCFVVDLITQHHLGFLVTKATPDIECYGVYVLNLKTNKIETILGRITLLATGGNGQVYRSTTNPAIATGDGIAMVYRAKGRIENMEFIQFHPTALYQPGVSNSFLITEAVRGDGAILRNIQGEDFMHKYDARLSLAPRDIVARAIDSEMKLAGTEHVFLDCRHMDKEKFIHHFPNIYEKCLSIGIDVSQQMIPVAPAAHYSCGGIKTDEWGRTSIRNLYACGECASTGLHGANRLASNSLLEAMVFAHRCYLDAVKNIDNTAFRTMVPDWDATGTTAPREMILITQSLKELKQIMSDYVGIVRTDERLQRAMRRLDILHEETESLYEKTAVSPQLCELRNLITAGYLIVKGATFRKESRGLHFNTDYPYKCELIQNIVL